From Oceanidesulfovibrio indonesiensis:
GGCGGGAGTGGTTCTCGGGATGGTTGCCGCGGTGGACATGGTTCGCCGCATCCGCTACCGGCTCCAGCGGGGCAGGGGGCATGTCTGGTTTGTGAGCGAGCGGACCGAAGAAACGGTCGACACGGTCACCTTTACGCTCCAGCACCCGGAAGCCTCGGCCGAATTCGCAAAACGTCTGCCCGGGCAATTCGCGGTGTTGCGAGCACCGTACGTGCCGCACCTCAACGAGCCCCATCCTTTCACATATTCGGGCGAGCCTCTGGGGCATAAGCATCATTCGGACGATCAGTTGCGCTTCACCGTGAAGTCGGCAGGAGACTTCACGTCGGCGTTTATCGAGCTGCCGCTTGGCGCGCCCATTCTTGTGGAAGGACCATACGGCGTGTTCCTCTCGGACATCAGCCGCTGGGACAGGCTGGGACTCATCGCCGGCGGCGTGGGGATCACGCCGTTTCTCAGTCTTGTGCGGGCGTTCGCGCAGCATGGTTCGTGCCCGCCCACCACACTCGTGTGGTCCAATCGCACCCTTGCCGACGTCTTTGCCGTGGAGGAGCTGGTCGCCTATACGGAGCAGCTGCCATTGTCGCTGGTGTTCCTGTTTACGCGCGAAAAGCCGGAAGGCTTTCCGGCGGAATCGCCGAATACCCGCATAGGCTGCGGCCGGATCGGCCCTGCATTGGTGCGGGAAATTTTCACGGGCAGGGAAGGTTTCTACCTGTGTGGGCCGGAAGGGTTCCAGAACGCCGCCGTGGACGGACTCCGCAAGACGTTCGACGTGCCGCACGAGCGCATTCAGCGCGAGCTTTTCTTCTGGTAATGGGGCCTGCAAGACGGCTTCCGGATCGGAGAGGCGGCGTGGTCGTGGGTGGCCGTTGCTGCTGTTGAATCAGCAGGTTGTCAGGCTTGCGGCGGGACCATTCCGTCCTGTACCGCCTGCTTGATGGCTTGTCGTGTGCGCGCGCTGCCCAGATCGTAAAGGACGGCAATGCCGACAAGGCCGCGGTTCTTTTCGGTCCACACGCTGGTGTCGGCCAGGGCCACAGACTCCCGGATATTCTCGGATTCTCCAGCTTCGATGAAGCTCCAGTCCCCGTCGCCGGCCGCCGTCAGGACAAGAAATACGCCGGGGTCGCTGCGAAGCCTTCCCATATCCGTAAATGGTCCCTCGAACTGGTATCCGCCATAAATCATCATCATGAGTGGTCAACTCCTCATCCTGGGCGATTGCAGGATACATCGGATCGCGTGTCGAAAGAAGCGGTATTAATGGGTGAATGAAACAGGGACAGCATGAATTTTTGATTTTAATATGTTGAATTTGTTTGACTTCATGAAAAAGAGCCGGCTTCCAACATCGGAAGGCCGGCTCATCGGATGTCCATATTTGTGGACTCAGTCTTCAGCAGGTCAGCGGCTGTGGATCACTCCATGACGCCAGGCAGGCGATCCCCCACATTGTTACGAATCCAGTGGGCGTCCCACCATTCAATCGGGGTGACGGGCAGGCCGGAAACGAGCACGCCGAAATGCAGGTGGTCGCCCCCGGCGAGGCCCGTGACGCCCGTCTTTCCAAGAATCTGTCCCCGTGCGACCTCTGCGTTCGTATCTACGCCGATTTCCGAGAGGTGCGCATACAGGGTCATGAGCCCAAGCCCATGGTCCACGATGACGCAGTTGCCGTAGATGCCCATGTTGCCGGTGTAAATGACAATACCGTTGTTGGCGGAGGGCACGTCCGCGCGTTGGGTGGAGGCGATGTCCACGCCGAGATGCGTTTGCTCGTCCACCGTCTGGCCTTCATATATGTAGCTGCGGCGCTCGGCGAATCCCGCCATGGTGGCGCCGGGCATGCGCAGGAAGTCTCCCTTCCAGAGCGGGGTGGGGGACGTCTTCTTCTGGCCGATCTCAATGAGAGATGCGCGATTCGCAGTGCGCATCTCGCTGTTCACGGCGAGGAATATCTCCAGGTTGCCCGATTTATCCGGAAAGTCCTGGGCGAACTCGGGCATCTTGTTGTCCAGGAAGGACTGCGGCAGGTTGATGGTGTCTTCCTTGAACTGCCGCGCCCGGGCATTGACGCCGAGCGTCACGACGGATTCGTTGCCTGCAGGGTCCGTGGCGATGAGCAACGGTTTGTAGTCCGCCGTGTCCATCGTGTATGGGAAGCCGAAGATGCAGCTCCAGTTCCCGTTTTCCTGCTTGTACGCAGGGAAGAAGTAATCGCCCGCGCGGACGCCGACGAGGGCGGGCTCCTCATTGAGCGAGAAGCTCACGGCGCCCGAACCGCCGCGGGTGACATTCATGGCGCCGCTGGTGATGCCAATGCGCGGCGGCTGCGTATCCAGCGTGTGGCTCCGCGAGATGACGACAGTGTTGCCCGCACCGAATCCGGCATAGGAGCCGTCCACGGCTGTGACTTCGATTTCGATTTCACCATCCGTGAGCGGCAGCGCCTCCAGAGAAAAGGGCAGTTCGGCGGACTGCGGCTTGCTCGGGAAAACCTGGCTGGCGATGTCCCAGCTTTCGCCTCCTGCCGTTACGCGTACGGCCATGGAGCGGACGCCGGATTTGGTGTCCTCGGCCTTTGCGGTGAATTCCATGTTTTTGGACACATAGACCGTGAGCGGCGCCAGTTCGGCTACAGGCGCGGTGCGGTCCCAGAACAGCATGTACCCGCCCACGCCGGCAGCGAGAACGAGCAATAGCAACACAAGGGGAAACAGCCGGATGCGGCCCGAAGATGCCATACGATGCGACCTCGACTTTGAGTGACTTAATAATTGAGAATCTTGTCAGCCAGTTTCAACTGCTCATACAGGAACTTCATATTCGATAGCTTCACGTGTTCGCTCTCATCCACACCGTGGATGTTCATGCACTTGCCTCAGGCGACAAGGACGCCCTCGCTGAGGGCGAACATTTTGGCCTGCTCGGCGATGGGAAACTCCTCGGAGTCGCCGGCATACAGATCCACAGCGCCGCCGTTGAGAAATATCGTGACGTCCTCGCCCTCGTTCAACAGAAAGTTGCCGAACCGCACGGCATTCCATTGGATTTCCGGGTTCGGGCTCGAAAGAACCATAAGAACCTGCATGACTGCTCCTGATAAAGGTTGACGTGGTTGAACCGTATGCCGAAATTATTTCTATAGCAGGGAGAGAAGAACGATCAGGGCGTCTTGTTCTCGGCGTCCAGGATGTCCAGCAACCGGATGGTGAGCTTGAGGAAGTCGGCTTCCGTGATGATGCCTCTGAGGATGCCGTCCTCCAGCACGGGCAGGCAGCCGTACTTGTGGTGGAGCAGCAGGTCCGCTGTTTCCCGAAGCGTGGTCGTTGGAGTGACGGTGGTCACGTCGCGCCGCATGATCTCGTGTATGGGAATGCCGGAGTCGATCTCGTCCTGCACGGATTTGTCAACTTCGGCGAAACGGGAGATGGTTGCGGCCAGGAGGTCACGGTGTGTGACCAGCCCGAGGAAGTGCTTTTTATCGTTGACGATCGGGATGTGTCGAATACGGGCAAGCGACATCATGGAGCGCGCCGCGCGCAGGGAATCCGTACGCTTGAGCGTAAACACCTCGCGGGTCATCAAATCCTGGACGAGATACATGTAGATCTCCCTGGCGATTTAGAAATTGTTTAGAGGATAATCCTTCACCGGAGCGAGTCTGTCAAGGAGTTCCCGGGCGGCGAAGGAGCGCCGAGAGGCCGAAGCTGTTGACTCGGCACGGGAAACATGATTTGCAACAGCCGCAGCAGGTATTCCATAGCCCATGCGCGGTGAATTTCCTGTTGCCTGATTGTTATCTGAAAATGTTCTCATCCAACGCTGCCCCGGCAACGACAACGAGTGCGGAAAATGGCTGTAGGTACCGACCCAAAACGCATGCGCGAACGCATGGTTAGCGAGCAGATCGAAGCCCGCGGCGTGACTGACGAACGCGTGCTCGCCGCCATGCGCAAGGTGCCGCGACACCTGTTCGTGCAGGAAGCGCTCGCAGCCCACGCCTACGGGGACAGCGCTCTGCCCATAGGCCATGGCCAGACCATATCCCAGCCGTACATCGTGGCTCTCATGACGGAACTGCTCGAAGTGAAGCCAGGGATGACGGTGCTGGAAATCGGCACAGGATCCGGCTACCAGGCTGCTGTCCTTGCAGAGATCGGCTGCGAGGTCTACACCGTGGAACGGCAACGCTCGCTTTACGCAATAGCACGGGAACGGCTGCTTGAAATGCGTTACTTCAAGGTCAAGTGCAAGCTGGACGACGGCACACTCGGCTGGCCCGAAGAAGCGCCGTTCGACAGAATCCTCGTGACGGCAGGCGGGCCCAGCGTGCCTGAACCGCTCTTGGAGCAGCTCGCCGACCCGGGCATCATGATCGTGCCTGTGGGCCGGAGCAAGCGAAGCCAGGAGCTCGTGGTGCTGCGCAAGAAAGACGGCTCCTTCACCGAGGAGCGCCACGGCGGCGTGGCCTTTGTCGATCTCGTGGGCATGCACGGCTGGTAAAAAGCCCGGCTCCAATTCTTCAGCGCATCAACTCGACACCCCCTAACCGGACGGACCTGTACCTATGGCTTTCATGCAATCCTGGATCCAGAAACTCTGGCGCATCTCCGACACGAATGGAGCGCAGAGGGTTCTGGCCATCGTGTCTTTTACAGAATCCATTTTCTTTCCCATCCCGCCGGACGTCATGCTCATGCCCATGTGCCTGGGCAACCGGGCCAAAGCGTTCCGCTATGCGCTCACGTGTCTGGTGTTTTCGCTGCTCGGCGGCGTGGTGGGCTACTTCGTGGGCTACTATTTCATGGAGCTCATCGGGCAACCCATCGTGCGGTTCTACGGATTCGAGGAGCAGGTGCACCAGATATCGCTATGGTATGACAAGTACAACGCCTGGGCCGTGGCCGTGGCCGGACTTACGCCGATTCCCTATAAGGTGTGCACCCTCACGGCCGGCATGTTCCATATCGACTTCGCGGTCTTCGTCATCGCCTCAACCCTGGCCCGCGGATTTCGTTTCTTCTGTGTGGCTGGTCTGTTGTACCTCTTCGGCGAGAAAGTCCGCTACTTCATCGAACGTCGCTTCAATTTAGTAGTCACGGCGCTCATGGTCATGGTTGTCCTGGGCTTCGTGGCCGTGAAGTTCATCAAGTAGGGCTGTCGCTTTCAGGACTTGACGGCAGCCTCCGGAACGGTATTCCATTGGTGGATCCTACGAACCGGGCAGAGGCGAACCGGTCGCGAGTTGGCCGGTCGAGCCGTGAATGTGAACACAAATCCACTCGGGGGAAAGTGCGATGAGTACCTCGTGCAGCAGTTGCAGCGGCGGGCAGGGCGGCTCCCAAGGGGGCTCCCATGACGCCGGCCTGTCCATGCAGGACGAACTGATCAAGAGCACGCTTGCAAAAATCCGCTACAAGCTGTTCGTCATGAGCGGCAAGGGCGGCGTAGGCAAAAGCTCCGTGGCCGTGAACCTGGCGGCCGCGCTCGCCGCCATGGGCAAGAAAGTGGGCCTGATGGACGTGGATATCCACGGTCCCAGCGTGGCCAACCTCCTGGGGCTCGAGGGCGGTCTGGAGGTCCACAAAGGCGAGCTCTTCCTGCCCAAGCAATACAACGAGAACCTCTCGGCCGTGTCCATGGACACGTTGCTCAAGGACCGCGACCAGGCTGTGCTCTGGCGCGGCCCCATGAAGCATTCGGCCATCCGCCAGTTCATCGCCGACGTCATGTGGGGCGAGCTCGACTTTCTGGTCATCGACTCCCCGCCAGGAACCGGAGACGAGCACATGACCGTTCTCAAGACCATACCGGACGCACTCTGCGTCATCGTGACCACGCCGCAGGAGGTCTCGCTGGCCGACGTGCGCAAGGCCATCAATTTCCTGCAGTACGCCCAGGCCAACGTGCTCGGCGTGGTGGAGAACATGAGCGGACTCATCTGTCCCCACTGCAAGGAAGAGATATCCCTCTTCAAGAAGGGCGGCGGAAGGGACCTTGCGGACAAGTACGGCCTGTCGTTCCTGGGCGCCGTGCCGCTGGACCCGGCCACGGTGGTGGCCGGCGATCTGGGCAAGCCGGTGGTGCTCATGGAGGAGGACTTTCCGGCCAAGGAGGCCTTCCTCGAGATCGCCCGCAAAACGGCCGACGCCGCGGAGAGCAGCCTGGAAATCGCATCGACGATACATACCTGATGAATCAGGCATGCACGGCGCCAGGGGCCTTCTCCTGGCGTCGCTGTTTCATGGGCGGAGTCCTTTGGAGCGGCACGCGGAATGCAGCATGTCTTCGGTGTTGGCGCAAGAATGGGCGCGCTCTTTTGTCTGCGCTTCCATTTCTGGAAAAATATCTGTATGATACCAATCCATAACACCAGTTGACACGTCCCTGAACAGGCGACACGAAACTCGTCACGACGCAACCCGATGGATACAGTGCCATGCGAACTTCTGCCGCCAGCTCGCCAGTGCTTCTGAAAGCCGCCCTGATTTCGACGGCCACGACATTTTTTGTTCTCTGGGCCTGCGCCGCGTCTTCTCTGGCTACTGAAGAGGTCATCTATTCCAAGACCGACGATGACGGCGTTCTCTGTCTGACCGACCGCAAAACAGTGGGGTATCGCGAGTTCCTGGTGTTCCGTGACATCATGCGTCGCTTCCCCAACGTAAAGAAGGCCGAGATAGAAGCCATCGCGCGCCGGTACTCCAAAATTTACGGGCTGGATCCCAAGCTCGTCACCGCGGTCATCGAAGTGGAATCCGG
This genomic window contains:
- a CDS encoding CBS domain-containing protein, with amino-acid sequence MYLVQDLMTREVFTLKRTDSLRAARSMMSLARIRHIPIVNDKKHFLGLVTHRDLLAATISRFAEVDKSVQDEIDSGIPIHEIMRRDVTTVTPTTTLRETADLLLHHKYGCLPVLEDGILRGIITEADFLKLTIRLLDILDAENKTP
- a CDS encoding YqaA family protein → MAFMQSWIQKLWRISDTNGAQRVLAIVSFTESIFFPIPPDVMLMPMCLGNRAKAFRYALTCLVFSLLGGVVGYFVGYYFMELIGQPIVRFYGFEEQVHQISLWYDKYNAWAVAVAGLTPIPYKVCTLTAGMFHIDFAVFVIASTLARGFRFFCVAGLLYLFGEKVRYFIERRFNLVVTALMVMVVLGFVAVKFIK
- a CDS encoding protein-L-isoaspartate(D-aspartate) O-methyltransferase; the protein is MAVGTDPKRMRERMVSEQIEARGVTDERVLAAMRKVPRHLFVQEALAAHAYGDSALPIGHGQTISQPYIVALMTELLEVKPGMTVLEIGTGSGYQAAVLAEIGCEVYTVERQRSLYAIARERLLEMRYFKVKCKLDDGTLGWPEEAPFDRILVTAGGPSVPEPLLEQLADPGIMIVPVGRSKRSQELVVLRKKDGSFTEERHGGVAFVDLVGMHGW
- a CDS encoding Mrp/NBP35 family ATP-binding protein gives rise to the protein MSTSCSSCSGGQGGSQGGSHDAGLSMQDELIKSTLAKIRYKLFVMSGKGGVGKSSVAVNLAAALAAMGKKVGLMDVDIHGPSVANLLGLEGGLEVHKGELFLPKQYNENLSAVSMDTLLKDRDQAVLWRGPMKHSAIRQFIADVMWGELDFLVIDSPPGTGDEHMTVLKTIPDALCVIVTTPQEVSLADVRKAINFLQYAQANVLGVVENMSGLICPHCKEEISLFKKGGGRDLADKYGLSFLGAVPLDPATVVAGDLGKPVVLMEEDFPAKEAFLEIARKTADAAESSLEIASTIHT
- a CDS encoding M23 family metallopeptidase, encoding MASSGRIRLFPLVLLLLVLAAGVGGYMLFWDRTAPVAELAPLTVYVSKNMEFTAKAEDTKSGVRSMAVRVTAGGESWDIASQVFPSKPQSAELPFSLEALPLTDGEIEIEVTAVDGSYAGFGAGNTVVISRSHTLDTQPPRIGITSGAMNVTRGGSGAVSFSLNEEPALVGVRAGDYFFPAYKQENGNWSCIFGFPYTMDTADYKPLLIATDPAGNESVVTLGVNARARQFKEDTINLPQSFLDNKMPEFAQDFPDKSGNLEIFLAVNSEMRTANRASLIEIGQKKTSPTPLWKGDFLRMPGATMAGFAERRSYIYEGQTVDEQTHLGVDIASTQRADVPSANNGIVIYTGNMGIYGNCVIVDHGLGLMTLYAHLSEIGVDTNAEVARGQILGKTGVTGLAGGDHLHFGVLVSGLPVTPIEWWDAHWIRNNVGDRLPGVME
- a CDS encoding lytic transglycosylase domain-containing protein, yielding MRTSAASSPVLLKAALISTATTFFVLWACAASSLATEEVIYSKTDDDGVLCLTDRKTVGYREFLVFRDIMRRFPNVKKAEIEAIARRYSKIYGLDPKLVTAVIEVESGFRPDVTSHKGAEGLMQIMPATQRDLGVTKPHDPEDNIAGGVRYLRMMLDRFSRLDLALAAYNAGPGNVEKYGGIPPFKETQNYVRKVLSLYKRT
- a CDS encoding ferric reductase-like transmembrane domain-containing protein, which translates into the protein MTHDTSNPEERSGPSKSSAGSERTPKPRWEDVALLESRRRWRVCLLLAWAAMQALMNAAWVFSRLDHFRNPSWEHAFGDLANLGAFNGLVFFVIMLLLGSRNPLLQRAFGLDRMMLLHRRLGVATLACFLVHAVFRTWSISIGRGVGYDFSILYSMDLAEWDLVLGRIALLIMILGTVLALLGQKYLVLHYHVWKRPHYLLYAALFMGLVHAYVHGDDMPNTPFREAGVVLGMVAAVDMVRRIRYRLQRGRGHVWFVSERTEETVDTVTFTLQHPEASAEFAKRLPGQFAVLRAPYVPHLNEPHPFTYSGEPLGHKHHSDDQLRFTVKSAGDFTSAFIELPLGAPILVEGPYGVFLSDISRWDRLGLIAGGVGITPFLSLVRAFAQHGSCPPTTLVWSNRTLADVFAVEELVAYTEQLPLSLVFLFTREKPEGFPAESPNTRIGCGRIGPALVREIFTGREGFYLCGPEGFQNAAVDGLRKTFDVPHERIQRELFFW
- a CDS encoding DsrE family protein — its product is MQVLMVLSSPNPEIQWNAVRFGNFLLNEGEDVTIFLNGGAVDLYAGDSEEFPIAEQAKMFALSEGVLVAUGKCMNIHGVDESEHVKLSNMKFLYEQLKLADKILNY